One Cucurbita pepo subsp. pepo cultivar mu-cu-16 chromosome LG09, ASM280686v2, whole genome shotgun sequence DNA window includes the following coding sequences:
- the LOC111802371 gene encoding MLO-like protein 2 isoform X2: MLLGFISLLLTIGQDAVTKICVSRELAATWRPCAGKEKAPKNSRLKLFEFLDPDYGSRRILASKGNDACADRGQVAFVSAYGIHQLHIFIFVLAVFHVLYCIATLALGRTKMRKWKAWEDETKTLEYQYYNDPARFRFARDTTFGRRHLSFWSRTPVFLWIVCFFRQFFGSVTKVDYMTLRHGFIVAHLAPGSEVKFDFHKYISRSLENDFKVVVGISPAMWLFAVLFILTNTHGWYSYLWLPFISLIIILLVGTKLHVIITKMGLTIQERGHVIKGVPVVQPRDDLFWFGRPQLILFLIHFVLFQNAFQLAFFAWTTYAFSLRSCFHQKIEDIAIRLSMGVIIQVLCSYVTLPLYALVTQMGSNMKPTIFNERVATALKNWHHSAKKHMKQHRNPDGTSPFSSRPATPTHGMSPLHLLHKHQQSSTSPRLSDAEHDRWGIEERPLSHHSRAHDHQEHEHSIRPSSHHSRAHDHQEHEHSVSSGEQEMTAQQPSSTIPGTTPRPARNENEITRTPSDFSFAK; the protein is encoded by the exons ATGCTGTTGGGATTTATATCCCTACTTCTAACTATTGGACAAGATGCTGTCACTAAAATTTGCGTTTCGAGGGAGCTTGCGGCAACTTGGCGTCCCTGtgcaggaaaagaaaaagcacCCAAGAACAGCCGTCTTaaactttttgaatttttagatcCTGATTATGGTTCGAGGCGTATTTTAGCTTCAAAAGGAAACGATGCATGTGCTGATAGG GGCCAAGTCGCCTTTGTGTCAGCATATGGAATCCACCAGCTCCATATTTTCATCTTTGTACTGGCTGTCTTCCATGTCTTATACTGCATAGCCACTTTGGCTTTGGGCAGAACAAAG ATGAGAAAATGGAAGGCTTGGGAGGACGAGACAAAAACACTTGAATACCAGTACTATAATG ATCCAGCAAGGTTTAGATTTGCTAGAGATACAACGTTTGGACGCCGACACTTGAGCTTCTGGAGTCGTACACCAGTTTTCCTCTGGATT GTTTGTTTCTTCAGACAATTCTTTGGATCAGTTACCAAGGTTGATTACATGACATTGAGACATGGATTCATCGTT GCTCATTTGGCGCCCGGAAGTGaagtaaaatttgatttccaCAAATACATTAGCAGATCTCTCGAAAATGACTTTAAAGTTGTTGTGGGGATTAG CCCAGCGATGTGGCTATTTGCTGTTCTGTTCATCCTAACCAATACGCATG GGTGGTATTCATATCTATGGCTGCCTTTCATCTCCTTAATT ATAATTCTATTGGTGGGAACGAAGCTCCATGTTATCATAACAAAGATGGGATTGACAATTCAAGAAAGGGGCCATGTTATAAAGGGTGTTCCCGTCGTTCAGCCCCGGGATGATCTCTTTTGGTTCGGACGCCCACAACTTATTCTCTTTCTGATTCACTTCGTTCTCTTTCAG AATGCATTTCAGCTTGCCTTCTTTGCTTGGACCACA TATGCATTTAGCTTGAGATCTTGCTTCCATCAGAAGATTGAAGACATTGCCATTAGACTCTCAATGGG AGTCATCATACAAGTTCTATGCAGTTATGTGACGCTCCCACTCTATGCTCTGGTTACTCAG ATGGGCTCTAACATGAAACCAACCATTTTCAACGAACGAGTAGCAACGGCATTGAAGAACTGGCACCACTCTGCCAAAAAACACATGAAGCAACACCGCAACCCGGATGGTACCTCGCCATTCTCAAGCAGGCCAGCTACTCCAACGCACGGTATGTCTCCCCTCCACCTTCTGCACAAACATCAGCAGAGCAGCACATCTCCCAGGCTATCTGATGCCGAACACGACCGTTGGGGCATTGAAGAGCGACCTCTTTCACATCATAGTAGAGCCCATGATCATCAAGAACACGAACATTCCATTCGACCTTCTTCACATCATAGTAGAGCCCATGATCATCAAGAACACGAACATTCTGTTTCCAGTGGAGAACAGGAGATGACAGCTCAACAACCAAGTTCAACCATACCAGGTACCACACCACGTCCTGCTCGTAACGAAAATGAAATCACTAGGACTCCCTCAGACTTCTCATTTGCCAAATGA